In the Larus michahellis chromosome 6, bLarMic1.1, whole genome shotgun sequence genome, one interval contains:
- the TNK2 gene encoding activated CDC42 kinase 1 isoform X7 — protein MRCEDAVAAAVSAERLSCSMQAEEGTDWLLELLTELQLQQYFLRIRDELNVTRLSHFEYVKNEDLEKIGMGRPGQRRLWEAVKRRKAMCKRKSWMSKVFSGKRPESELPPQPQSTFRKPPTPPPPEAGGQHSLTCLVRERDLSLFEKLGDGSFGVVRRGEWCTPAGKTLNVAVKCLKTDVLSQPEALDDFIREVNAMHSLDHRNLIRLYGVVLSHPMKMVTELAPLGSLLDRLRKNQGHFLISTLCQYAIQVAKGMAYLESKRFIHRDLAARNILLASNELVKIGDFGLMRALPKNDDHYVMQEHRKVPFAWCAPESLKTRTFSHASDTWMFGVTLWEMFTYGQEPWIGLNGSQILHKIDKEGERLPRPEDCPQDIYNVMLQCWAHKPEDRPTFVALRDFLVEAQPTDMRALQDFEEPDKLHIQMNDIITVIEGRAENYWWRGQNKRTLKVGQFPRNTVTSVAGLSAHDISQPLKNSFIHTGHGDTNPQHCWGFPDKIDELYLGNPMDPPDILGVDPSTARPTQLPGRVKRQPPPRPPQPTVLLTKPCYDPVSEEEEGLPGGLRKLCLKKPGAGKGLRPVKPSARVPGTKVGERQPGRLASEGPAGGEVTLIDFGEEVPQGSPSPVGELTAPSLVKLAMEAFSLLDKTPPQSPTRALPRPLHPTPVVDWDARPLPPPPAYDDVAQDEDDFEVCSITSPPSRRGKTNYGFVDEGEWGPALEDNLFLPPKEPKQPSLTQTTELFEELQQECMKRLNVPLGPAAPAEDKPQIPPRVPIPPRPLRRNEPGRWSGELSPASGGEEDRPPQIPPRDPLSQPTSRTPSPMALQVGSPQQRAALCSCLSTSPGKPMPTTQSFALDPKYATPKVIQAQGKDCSKGPCILPIVKDGQKVSSTHYYLLPERPAYLDKYEKFFKEAKSPEEVPASRLVTTATVRPMVQQPLPDCKANFSSNNSNPGPKCLVKASCSLQKIVYDGPDGCRPADKIRLVQDTVHGVTTEECQAALQNHGWNIQRAIQYLKVEQLFCLGLKSRGECHRVLEMFDWNLAQASSHLLDPYSTTRQKR, from the exons ATGCGGTGCGAGGATGCGGTGGCAGCGGCGGTGAGCGCAGAG AGGCTGAGCTGTAGCATGCAGGCGGAGGAGGGCACGGactggctgctggagctgctcaccgagctgcagctgcagcagtacTTTCTGCGCATCCGGGACGAGCTCAATGTCACCCGCCTCTCCCACTTCGAGTACGTCAAAAATGAGGATCTCGAGAAGATCGGCATGGGACGCCCCG GCCAGCGGCGGCTGTGGGAGGCGGTGAAGCGGAGGAAAGCCATGTGCAAGCGGAAATCCTGGATGAGCAAG GTGTTCAGTGGGAAGCGCCCTGAGTCAGagctgccaccccagccccagagcaccTTCCGCAAGCCCCCCACGCCACCGCCCCCCGAAGCCGGGGGCCAGCACTCCCTCACCTGCCTTGTGCGGGAGCGGGACCTCTCGCTCTTTGAGAAGCTGGGCGACGGCTCCTTTGGCGTTGTGCGTCGCGGCGAGTGGTGCACACCTGCCGGCAAGACG CTGAACGTGGCGGTGAAATGCCTCAAGACGGATGTGCTGAGCCAGCCAGAGGCACTGGACGACTTCATCCGGGAGGTGAACGCCATGCACTCCCTGGACCACAGGAACCTCATCCGCCTCTATGGCGTGGTGCTCTCCCACCCTATGAAGATG GTGACAGAGCTGGCCCCGCTGGGCTCCCTCCTGGACCGCCTGCGGAAGAACCAGGGCCATTTTCTCATCTCCACCCTCTGCCAGTATGCCATACAGGTGGCCAAGGGCATGGCCTACCTGGAGTCCAAGCGCTTCATCCACCGCGACCTGGCTGCCCGTAACATCCTGCTGGCCTCCAACGAGCTGGTCAAGATCGGGGACTTTGGGCTGATGcgggccctacccaaaaatgacGACCACTACGTAATGCAGGAGCATCGCAAGGTCCCCTTTGCCTG GTGTGCTCCTGAGAGCCTGAAGACGCGCACCTTCTCCCACGCCAGCGACACCTGGATGTTCGGGGTGACCCTCTGGGAGATGTTCACCTATGGGCAGGAACCTTGGATTGGCCTCAATGGCAGCCAG atcctGCACAAGATAGACAAGGAGGGTGAGCGGCTGCCGCGGCCTGAGGACTGTCCCCAGGACATCTACAATGTCATGCTGCAGTGCTGGGCGCACAAGCCTGAGGACCGACCCACCTTCGTGGCCTTGCGGGACTTCTTGGTGGAG gcGCAGCCCACCGACATGAGAGCACTGCAGGACTTCGAGGAGCCTGACAAGCTGCACATCCAGATGAACGACATCATCACTGTCATCGAGGGCAG GGCCGAGAATTACTGGTGGCGGGGTCAGAATAAACGGACCCTAAAAGTGGGCCAGTTCCCCCGAAACACGGTGACCTCCGTGGCAGGGCTGTCGGCCCATGACATCAGCCAGCCGCTTAAAAACAGCTTCATCCACACAGGCCATGGAGACACCAACCCGCAGCACTGCTGGGGGTTTCCCGATAAAATTGATGA gctGTACCTGGGAAATCCCATGGACCCTCCTGACATTTTAGGTGTGGACCCGAGCACTGCCAGACCCACCCAGCTTCCAGGAAGGGTTAAAA GGCAGCCGCCTCCGCGCCCACCTCAGCCTACCGTCCTGCTCACCA AGCCCTGCTACGATCCAgtcagtgaggaggaggaaggtctgCCAGGGGGTCTCCGGAAGCTCTGCCTGAAGAAGCCAGGTGCAGGGAAGGGTCTGCGACCGGTCAAGCCGTCGGCACGGGTGCCGGGAACCAAGGTGGGCGAGCGGCAACCCGGCCGACTGGCAAGTGAGGGGCCAGCAGGTGGCGAAGTGACCCTCATCGATTTTGGGGAGGAGGTGCCCCAAGGTAGTCCCTCACCTGTGGGGGAGCTGACAGCCCCATCGTTGGTCAAGCTGGCCATGGAGGCCTTCTCCTTGCTGGACAAGACCCCACCACAGAGCCCCACACGGGCTCTACCCCGGCCCCTCCACCCCACACCAGTGGTGGACTGGGACGCCCGCCCCTTGCCCCCACCGCCTGCCTATGATGATGTGGCACAGGACGAGGATGACTTCGAGGTCTGCTCCATCACCAGCCCCCCAAGCCGGCGGGGCAAGACCAATTACGGCTTTGTGGATGAGGGTGAGTGGGGACCGGCGCTGGAGGACAACCTCTTCCTGCCCCCCAAGGAGCCCAAGCAGCCCAGCCTGACACAGACCACCGAGCTctttgaggagctgcagcaggagtgcATGAAGAGGCTCAACGTTCCCCTGGGACCAGCTGCCCCCGCTGAGGACAAACCCCAAATcccgccccgtgtccccatcccaccccggccCTTACGCCGCAATGAGCCCGGGCGCTGGTCAGGGGAGCTTTCTCCAGCTTCGGGGGGCGAGGAAGACCGGCCGCCCCAGATTCCCCCCCGGGACCCGCTGTCGCAGCCCACCTCCCGGACacccagccccatggccctgcAGGTGGGCTCCCCCCAGCAACGTGcagccctctgctcctgcctctccaccTCGCCGGGGAAGCCCATGCCCACCACGCAGAGCTTCGCCCTTGACCCCAAGTACGCCACCCCCAAGGTCATCCAGGCACAGGGCAAGGACTGCTCCAAGGGACCCTGCATCCTGCCCATCGTGAAGGATGGGCAGAAGGTCAGCAGCACCCACTACTACCTGCTGCCCGAGCGCCCTGCTTACCTGGACAAATATGAGAAGTTTTTCAAGGAGGCCAAAAGCCCTGAGGAGGTGCCGGCATCCCGCCTGGTCACCACAGCCACCGTCCGTCCCATGGTGCAGCAGCCACTGCCAGACTGCAAGGCCAACTTTTCCTCCAACAACAGCAACCCCGGGCCCAAGTGCCTGGTAAAAGCCTCCTGCAGCCTCCAGAAGATCGTCTATGATGGGCCGGACGGCTGCCGCCCCGCCGACAAGATCCGGCTG gtgcaggacacAGTGCACGGTGTGACCACCGAGGAGTGCCAGGCAGCCCTGCAGAACCACGGCTGGAACATCCAACGGGCTATCCAGTACCTGAAG GTGGAGCAGCTCTTCTGCCTGGGGCTGAAGTCCCGTGGCGAGTGCCATCGGGTGCTGGAGATGTTCGACTGGAACCTGGCCCAGGCCAGCTCCCACCTCCTCGATCCCTACAGCACCACCCGCCAGAA GCGGtga
- the TNK2 gene encoding activated CDC42 kinase 1 isoform X4, whose translation MLGMLPAPELPHPSAGAQEGVMVLPHPPRLPQSPGCWTMLPPHPPPPPGCLRRIPAGGLHRAGVGEEGGCEHGAGAGSDATASLLGCRSGDSRQPVGLLSREEDSDARLGLGNFLPCDPEPGSSPHHPQAGTGVSAEPPARHRAAAAAATPAMGERCDYQRLSSTEEEEEMLGPLPHSFSDSTGQRVLRPGSGHPMPSPRQDIVPGMPCRRRLSCSMQAEEGTDWLLELLTELQLQQYFLRIRDELNVTRLSHFEYVKNEDLEKIGMGRPGQRRLWEAVKRRKAMCKRKSWMSKVFSGKRPESELPPQPQSTFRKPPTPPPPEAGGQHSLTCLVRERDLSLFEKLGDGSFGVVRRGEWCTPAGKTLNVAVKCLKTDVLSQPEALDDFIREVNAMHSLDHRNLIRLYGVVLSHPMKMVTELAPLGSLLDRLRKNQGHFLISTLCQYAIQVAKGMAYLESKRFIHRDLAARNILLASNELVKIGDFGLMRALPKNDDHYVMQEHRKVPFAWCAPESLKTRTFSHASDTWMFGVTLWEMFTYGQEPWIGLNGSQILHKIDKEGERLPRPEDCPQDIYNVMLQCWAHKPEDRPTFVALRDFLVEAQPTDMRALQDFEEPDKLHIQMNDIITVIEGRLYLGNPMDPPDILGVDPSTARPTQLPGRVKKPCYDPVSEEEEGLPGGLRKLCLKKPGAGKGLRPVKPSARVPGTKVGERQPGRLASEGPAGGEVTLIDFGEEVPQGSPSPVGELTAPSLVKLAMEAFSLLDKTPPQSPTRALPRPLHPTPVVDWDARPLPPPPAYDDVAQDEDDFEVCSITSPPSRRGKTNYGFVDEGEWGPALEDNLFLPPKEPKQPSLTQTTELFEELQQECMKRLNVPLGPAAPAEDKPQIPPRVPIPPRPLRRNEPGRWSGELSPASGGEEDRPPQIPPRDPLSQPTSRTPSPMALQVGSPQQRAALCSCLSTSPGKPMPTTQSFALDPKYATPKVIQAQGKDCSKGPCILPIVKDGQKVSSTHYYLLPERPAYLDKYEKFFKEAKSPEEVPASRLVTTATVRPMVQQPLPDCKANFSSNNSNPGPKCLVKASCSLQKIVYDGPDGCRPADKIRLVQDTVHGVTTEECQAALQNHGWNIQRAIQYLKVEQLFCLGLKSRGECHRVLEMFDWNLAQASSHLLDPYSTTRQKR comes from the exons atgctggggatgctgccagccccAGAGCTCCCCCACCCCTCTGCAGGTGCTCAGGAGGGGGTTATGGTGCTTCCTCACCCACCCCGCTTGCCACAGAGCCCCGGCTGCTGGACGATGCTcccccctcatcctcctcctccgcctgGCTGCCTGCGCCGCATCCCCGCTGGTGGGCTGCACCGTGCcggggtgggggaagaagggggctGCGAGCACGGCGCTGGGGCTGGCAGTGATGCCACCGCCTCTCTGCTCGGGTGCCGGAGTGGGGACAGCAGGCAGCCAGTTGGGCTGCTGAGCCGGGAGGAAGACAGCGATGCCAGGCTGGGATTGGG CAACTTTCTGCCATGTGATCCCGAGCCTGGCTCCAGCCCTCACCACCCCCAGGCAGGCACGGGCGTCTCCGCAGAGCCCCCCGCTCGCCACCGCgccgcagctgctgctgccaccccggcCATGGGCGAGAGATGCGACTACCAGCGCCTGAGCAgcaccgaggaggaggaggagatgctcggccccctgccccacagcttcTCGGACAGCACCGGGCAGCGGGTCCTGCGGCCGGGCAGCGGGCACCCCATGCCATCCCCCCGGCAGGACATCGTCCCGGGCATGCCATGCCGGCGG AGGCTGAGCTGTAGCATGCAGGCGGAGGAGGGCACGGactggctgctggagctgctcaccgagctgcagctgcagcagtacTTTCTGCGCATCCGGGACGAGCTCAATGTCACCCGCCTCTCCCACTTCGAGTACGTCAAAAATGAGGATCTCGAGAAGATCGGCATGGGACGCCCCG GCCAGCGGCGGCTGTGGGAGGCGGTGAAGCGGAGGAAAGCCATGTGCAAGCGGAAATCCTGGATGAGCAAG GTGTTCAGTGGGAAGCGCCCTGAGTCAGagctgccaccccagccccagagcaccTTCCGCAAGCCCCCCACGCCACCGCCCCCCGAAGCCGGGGGCCAGCACTCCCTCACCTGCCTTGTGCGGGAGCGGGACCTCTCGCTCTTTGAGAAGCTGGGCGACGGCTCCTTTGGCGTTGTGCGTCGCGGCGAGTGGTGCACACCTGCCGGCAAGACG CTGAACGTGGCGGTGAAATGCCTCAAGACGGATGTGCTGAGCCAGCCAGAGGCACTGGACGACTTCATCCGGGAGGTGAACGCCATGCACTCCCTGGACCACAGGAACCTCATCCGCCTCTATGGCGTGGTGCTCTCCCACCCTATGAAGATG GTGACAGAGCTGGCCCCGCTGGGCTCCCTCCTGGACCGCCTGCGGAAGAACCAGGGCCATTTTCTCATCTCCACCCTCTGCCAGTATGCCATACAGGTGGCCAAGGGCATGGCCTACCTGGAGTCCAAGCGCTTCATCCACCGCGACCTGGCTGCCCGTAACATCCTGCTGGCCTCCAACGAGCTGGTCAAGATCGGGGACTTTGGGCTGATGcgggccctacccaaaaatgacGACCACTACGTAATGCAGGAGCATCGCAAGGTCCCCTTTGCCTG GTGTGCTCCTGAGAGCCTGAAGACGCGCACCTTCTCCCACGCCAGCGACACCTGGATGTTCGGGGTGACCCTCTGGGAGATGTTCACCTATGGGCAGGAACCTTGGATTGGCCTCAATGGCAGCCAG atcctGCACAAGATAGACAAGGAGGGTGAGCGGCTGCCGCGGCCTGAGGACTGTCCCCAGGACATCTACAATGTCATGCTGCAGTGCTGGGCGCACAAGCCTGAGGACCGACCCACCTTCGTGGCCTTGCGGGACTTCTTGGTGGAG gcGCAGCCCACCGACATGAGAGCACTGCAGGACTTCGAGGAGCCTGACAAGCTGCACATCCAGATGAACGACATCATCACTGTCATCGAGGGCAG gctGTACCTGGGAAATCCCATGGACCCTCCTGACATTTTAGGTGTGGACCCGAGCACTGCCAGACCCACCCAGCTTCCAGGAAGGGTTAAAA AGCCCTGCTACGATCCAgtcagtgaggaggaggaaggtctgCCAGGGGGTCTCCGGAAGCTCTGCCTGAAGAAGCCAGGTGCAGGGAAGGGTCTGCGACCGGTCAAGCCGTCGGCACGGGTGCCGGGAACCAAGGTGGGCGAGCGGCAACCCGGCCGACTGGCAAGTGAGGGGCCAGCAGGTGGCGAAGTGACCCTCATCGATTTTGGGGAGGAGGTGCCCCAAGGTAGTCCCTCACCTGTGGGGGAGCTGACAGCCCCATCGTTGGTCAAGCTGGCCATGGAGGCCTTCTCCTTGCTGGACAAGACCCCACCACAGAGCCCCACACGGGCTCTACCCCGGCCCCTCCACCCCACACCAGTGGTGGACTGGGACGCCCGCCCCTTGCCCCCACCGCCTGCCTATGATGATGTGGCACAGGACGAGGATGACTTCGAGGTCTGCTCCATCACCAGCCCCCCAAGCCGGCGGGGCAAGACCAATTACGGCTTTGTGGATGAGGGTGAGTGGGGACCGGCGCTGGAGGACAACCTCTTCCTGCCCCCCAAGGAGCCCAAGCAGCCCAGCCTGACACAGACCACCGAGCTctttgaggagctgcagcaggagtgcATGAAGAGGCTCAACGTTCCCCTGGGACCAGCTGCCCCCGCTGAGGACAAACCCCAAATcccgccccgtgtccccatcccaccccggccCTTACGCCGCAATGAGCCCGGGCGCTGGTCAGGGGAGCTTTCTCCAGCTTCGGGGGGCGAGGAAGACCGGCCGCCCCAGATTCCCCCCCGGGACCCGCTGTCGCAGCCCACCTCCCGGACacccagccccatggccctgcAGGTGGGCTCCCCCCAGCAACGTGcagccctctgctcctgcctctccaccTCGCCGGGGAAGCCCATGCCCACCACGCAGAGCTTCGCCCTTGACCCCAAGTACGCCACCCCCAAGGTCATCCAGGCACAGGGCAAGGACTGCTCCAAGGGACCCTGCATCCTGCCCATCGTGAAGGATGGGCAGAAGGTCAGCAGCACCCACTACTACCTGCTGCCCGAGCGCCCTGCTTACCTGGACAAATATGAGAAGTTTTTCAAGGAGGCCAAAAGCCCTGAGGAGGTGCCGGCATCCCGCCTGGTCACCACAGCCACCGTCCGTCCCATGGTGCAGCAGCCACTGCCAGACTGCAAGGCCAACTTTTCCTCCAACAACAGCAACCCCGGGCCCAAGTGCCTGGTAAAAGCCTCCTGCAGCCTCCAGAAGATCGTCTATGATGGGCCGGACGGCTGCCGCCCCGCCGACAAGATCCGGCTG gtgcaggacacAGTGCACGGTGTGACCACCGAGGAGTGCCAGGCAGCCCTGCAGAACCACGGCTGGAACATCCAACGGGCTATCCAGTACCTGAAG GTGGAGCAGCTCTTCTGCCTGGGGCTGAAGTCCCGTGGCGAGTGCCATCGGGTGCTGGAGATGTTCGACTGGAACCTGGCCCAGGCCAGCTCCCACCTCCTCGATCCCTACAGCACCACCCGCCAGAA GCGGtga
- the TNK2 gene encoding activated CDC42 kinase 1 isoform X2: protein MLGMLPAPELPHPSAGAQEGVMVLPHPPRLPQSPGCWTMLPPHPPPPPGCLRRIPAGGLHRAGVGEEGGCEHGAGAGSDATASLLGCRSGDSRQPVGLLSREEDSDARLGLGNFLPCDPEPGSSPHHPQAGTGVSAEPPARHRAAAAAATPAMGERCDYQRLSSTEEEEEMLGPLPHSFSDSTGQRVLRPGSGHPMPSPRQDIVPGMPCRRRLSCSMQAEEGTDWLLELLTELQLQQYFLRIRDELNVTRLSHFEYVKNEDLEKIGMGRPGQRRLWEAVKRRKAMCKRKSWMSKVFSGKRPESELPPQPQSTFRKPPTPPPPEAGGQHSLTCLVRERDLSLFEKLGDGSFGVVRRGEWCTPAGKTLNVAVKCLKTDVLSQPEALDDFIREVNAMHSLDHRNLIRLYGVVLSHPMKMVTELAPLGSLLDRLRKNQGHFLISTLCQYAIQVAKGMAYLESKRFIHRDLAARNILLASNELVKIGDFGLMRALPKNDDHYVMQEHRKVPFAWCAPESLKTRTFSHASDTWMFGVTLWEMFTYGQEPWIGLNGSQILHKIDKEGERLPRPEDCPQDIYNVMLQCWAHKPEDRPTFVALRDFLVEAQPTDMRALQDFEEPDKLHIQMNDIITVIEGRAENYWWRGQNKRTLKVGQFPRNTVTSVAGLSAHDISQPLKNSFIHTGHGDTNPQHCWGFPDKIDELYLGNPMDPPDILGVDPSTARPTQLPGRVKKPCYDPVSEEEEGLPGGLRKLCLKKPGAGKGLRPVKPSARVPGTKVGERQPGRLASEGPAGGEVTLIDFGEEVPQGSPSPVGELTAPSLVKLAMEAFSLLDKTPPQSPTRALPRPLHPTPVVDWDARPLPPPPAYDDVAQDEDDFEVCSITSPPSRRGKTNYGFVDEGEWGPALEDNLFLPPKEPKQPSLTQTTELFEELQQECMKRLNVPLGPAAPAEDKPQIPPRVPIPPRPLRRNEPGRWSGELSPASGGEEDRPPQIPPRDPLSQPTSRTPSPMALQVGSPQQRAALCSCLSTSPGKPMPTTQSFALDPKYATPKVIQAQGKDCSKGPCILPIVKDGQKVSSTHYYLLPERPAYLDKYEKFFKEAKSPEEVPASRLVTTATVRPMVQQPLPDCKANFSSNNSNPGPKCLVKASCSLQKIVYDGPDGCRPADKIRLVQDTVHGVTTEECQAALQNHGWNIQRAIQYLKVEQLFCLGLKSRGECHRVLEMFDWNLAQASSHLLDPYSTTRQKR, encoded by the exons atgctggggatgctgccagccccAGAGCTCCCCCACCCCTCTGCAGGTGCTCAGGAGGGGGTTATGGTGCTTCCTCACCCACCCCGCTTGCCACAGAGCCCCGGCTGCTGGACGATGCTcccccctcatcctcctcctccgcctgGCTGCCTGCGCCGCATCCCCGCTGGTGGGCTGCACCGTGCcggggtgggggaagaagggggctGCGAGCACGGCGCTGGGGCTGGCAGTGATGCCACCGCCTCTCTGCTCGGGTGCCGGAGTGGGGACAGCAGGCAGCCAGTTGGGCTGCTGAGCCGGGAGGAAGACAGCGATGCCAGGCTGGGATTGGG CAACTTTCTGCCATGTGATCCCGAGCCTGGCTCCAGCCCTCACCACCCCCAGGCAGGCACGGGCGTCTCCGCAGAGCCCCCCGCTCGCCACCGCgccgcagctgctgctgccaccccggcCATGGGCGAGAGATGCGACTACCAGCGCCTGAGCAgcaccgaggaggaggaggagatgctcggccccctgccccacagcttcTCGGACAGCACCGGGCAGCGGGTCCTGCGGCCGGGCAGCGGGCACCCCATGCCATCCCCCCGGCAGGACATCGTCCCGGGCATGCCATGCCGGCGG AGGCTGAGCTGTAGCATGCAGGCGGAGGAGGGCACGGactggctgctggagctgctcaccgagctgcagctgcagcagtacTTTCTGCGCATCCGGGACGAGCTCAATGTCACCCGCCTCTCCCACTTCGAGTACGTCAAAAATGAGGATCTCGAGAAGATCGGCATGGGACGCCCCG GCCAGCGGCGGCTGTGGGAGGCGGTGAAGCGGAGGAAAGCCATGTGCAAGCGGAAATCCTGGATGAGCAAG GTGTTCAGTGGGAAGCGCCCTGAGTCAGagctgccaccccagccccagagcaccTTCCGCAAGCCCCCCACGCCACCGCCCCCCGAAGCCGGGGGCCAGCACTCCCTCACCTGCCTTGTGCGGGAGCGGGACCTCTCGCTCTTTGAGAAGCTGGGCGACGGCTCCTTTGGCGTTGTGCGTCGCGGCGAGTGGTGCACACCTGCCGGCAAGACG CTGAACGTGGCGGTGAAATGCCTCAAGACGGATGTGCTGAGCCAGCCAGAGGCACTGGACGACTTCATCCGGGAGGTGAACGCCATGCACTCCCTGGACCACAGGAACCTCATCCGCCTCTATGGCGTGGTGCTCTCCCACCCTATGAAGATG GTGACAGAGCTGGCCCCGCTGGGCTCCCTCCTGGACCGCCTGCGGAAGAACCAGGGCCATTTTCTCATCTCCACCCTCTGCCAGTATGCCATACAGGTGGCCAAGGGCATGGCCTACCTGGAGTCCAAGCGCTTCATCCACCGCGACCTGGCTGCCCGTAACATCCTGCTGGCCTCCAACGAGCTGGTCAAGATCGGGGACTTTGGGCTGATGcgggccctacccaaaaatgacGACCACTACGTAATGCAGGAGCATCGCAAGGTCCCCTTTGCCTG GTGTGCTCCTGAGAGCCTGAAGACGCGCACCTTCTCCCACGCCAGCGACACCTGGATGTTCGGGGTGACCCTCTGGGAGATGTTCACCTATGGGCAGGAACCTTGGATTGGCCTCAATGGCAGCCAG atcctGCACAAGATAGACAAGGAGGGTGAGCGGCTGCCGCGGCCTGAGGACTGTCCCCAGGACATCTACAATGTCATGCTGCAGTGCTGGGCGCACAAGCCTGAGGACCGACCCACCTTCGTGGCCTTGCGGGACTTCTTGGTGGAG gcGCAGCCCACCGACATGAGAGCACTGCAGGACTTCGAGGAGCCTGACAAGCTGCACATCCAGATGAACGACATCATCACTGTCATCGAGGGCAG GGCCGAGAATTACTGGTGGCGGGGTCAGAATAAACGGACCCTAAAAGTGGGCCAGTTCCCCCGAAACACGGTGACCTCCGTGGCAGGGCTGTCGGCCCATGACATCAGCCAGCCGCTTAAAAACAGCTTCATCCACACAGGCCATGGAGACACCAACCCGCAGCACTGCTGGGGGTTTCCCGATAAAATTGATGA gctGTACCTGGGAAATCCCATGGACCCTCCTGACATTTTAGGTGTGGACCCGAGCACTGCCAGACCCACCCAGCTTCCAGGAAGGGTTAAAA AGCCCTGCTACGATCCAgtcagtgaggaggaggaaggtctgCCAGGGGGTCTCCGGAAGCTCTGCCTGAAGAAGCCAGGTGCAGGGAAGGGTCTGCGACCGGTCAAGCCGTCGGCACGGGTGCCGGGAACCAAGGTGGGCGAGCGGCAACCCGGCCGACTGGCAAGTGAGGGGCCAGCAGGTGGCGAAGTGACCCTCATCGATTTTGGGGAGGAGGTGCCCCAAGGTAGTCCCTCACCTGTGGGGGAGCTGACAGCCCCATCGTTGGTCAAGCTGGCCATGGAGGCCTTCTCCTTGCTGGACAAGACCCCACCACAGAGCCCCACACGGGCTCTACCCCGGCCCCTCCACCCCACACCAGTGGTGGACTGGGACGCCCGCCCCTTGCCCCCACCGCCTGCCTATGATGATGTGGCACAGGACGAGGATGACTTCGAGGTCTGCTCCATCACCAGCCCCCCAAGCCGGCGGGGCAAGACCAATTACGGCTTTGTGGATGAGGGTGAGTGGGGACCGGCGCTGGAGGACAACCTCTTCCTGCCCCCCAAGGAGCCCAAGCAGCCCAGCCTGACACAGACCACCGAGCTctttgaggagctgcagcaggagtgcATGAAGAGGCTCAACGTTCCCCTGGGACCAGCTGCCCCCGCTGAGGACAAACCCCAAATcccgccccgtgtccccatcccaccccggccCTTACGCCGCAATGAGCCCGGGCGCTGGTCAGGGGAGCTTTCTCCAGCTTCGGGGGGCGAGGAAGACCGGCCGCCCCAGATTCCCCCCCGGGACCCGCTGTCGCAGCCCACCTCCCGGACacccagccccatggccctgcAGGTGGGCTCCCCCCAGCAACGTGcagccctctgctcctgcctctccaccTCGCCGGGGAAGCCCATGCCCACCACGCAGAGCTTCGCCCTTGACCCCAAGTACGCCACCCCCAAGGTCATCCAGGCACAGGGCAAGGACTGCTCCAAGGGACCCTGCATCCTGCCCATCGTGAAGGATGGGCAGAAGGTCAGCAGCACCCACTACTACCTGCTGCCCGAGCGCCCTGCTTACCTGGACAAATATGAGAAGTTTTTCAAGGAGGCCAAAAGCCCTGAGGAGGTGCCGGCATCCCGCCTGGTCACCACAGCCACCGTCCGTCCCATGGTGCAGCAGCCACTGCCAGACTGCAAGGCCAACTTTTCCTCCAACAACAGCAACCCCGGGCCCAAGTGCCTGGTAAAAGCCTCCTGCAGCCTCCAGAAGATCGTCTATGATGGGCCGGACGGCTGCCGCCCCGCCGACAAGATCCGGCTG gtgcaggacacAGTGCACGGTGTGACCACCGAGGAGTGCCAGGCAGCCCTGCAGAACCACGGCTGGAACATCCAACGGGCTATCCAGTACCTGAAG GTGGAGCAGCTCTTCTGCCTGGGGCTGAAGTCCCGTGGCGAGTGCCATCGGGTGCTGGAGATGTTCGACTGGAACCTGGCCCAGGCCAGCTCCCACCTCCTCGATCCCTACAGCACCACCCGCCAGAA GCGGtga